Proteins encoded together in one Candidatus Methylomirabilota bacterium window:
- a CDS encoding DEAD/DEAH box helicase, protein MEITATTRSFGDLSLTAETLASLDGMGYRAPTEVQVETVPRALAGKDLVVQSRTGTGKTAAFGIPVVEKVDPAVEHVQAVALTPTRELALQVAREISEIGRGRGVKVETIYGGDSMDRQLEGIRAGAHVIVGTPGRVLDHLRRKTLRFDGVKTLILDEADRMLDMGFAVEMGQIMEYMPAERQTLLFSATVPLGIRGLIYHYLSEPEWVLLSEDQIYVKEVEHLYCLTPKLHKEATLYKLIEYENPASSMIFCNTKEETRQVHAFLIGKGLPAAMLSSDLPQKKRERVMDRFRSGEIRHLATTDVASRGIDIADLSHVFIFSTPESPEQYIHRAGRTGRVGKSGRAISLVSAHDLMNFNRLVKRYHVEVGELSVPSDEEVQARKVERIVSRLAAEGQNLPLDDFAEFAPIARRIAEHEHRDRILALLLHGHFQAPVAEDVEPEAPDPLPPPHRYREGARRRRRR, encoded by the coding sequence ATGGAAATCACGGCCACGACGCGAAGCTTCGGGGATCTGAGCCTCACGGCGGAGACCCTGGCCAGCCTGGACGGCATGGGCTACCGGGCTCCGACGGAGGTCCAGGTCGAGACGGTGCCCCGGGCCCTCGCCGGCAAGGACCTCGTGGTGCAGTCCCGCACGGGCACCGGCAAGACGGCGGCCTTCGGCATCCCCGTGGTGGAGAAGGTCGATCCCGCCGTCGAGCACGTGCAGGCAGTGGCGCTCACGCCCACGCGTGAGCTGGCCCTCCAGGTCGCCCGGGAGATCTCCGAGATTGGCCGCGGCCGCGGAGTGAAGGTGGAGACGATTTACGGCGGCGACTCCATGGACCGCCAACTCGAGGGCATCCGGGCGGGAGCCCACGTCATCGTGGGGACGCCCGGGCGCGTGCTCGACCACCTCCGGCGCAAGACGCTGCGCTTCGACGGCGTGAAGACCCTGATCCTCGACGAGGCCGACCGGATGCTGGACATGGGCTTCGCGGTGGAGATGGGCCAGATCATGGAGTATATGCCCGCCGAGCGACAGACGCTCCTCTTCTCGGCGACGGTTCCCCTCGGCATCCGCGGTCTCATCTATCACTACCTCTCCGAGCCGGAATGGGTGTTGCTCTCCGAGGACCAGATCTACGTCAAGGAGGTCGAGCACCTCTACTGCCTGACCCCCAAGCTGCACAAGGAGGCCACCCTCTACAAGCTCATCGAGTACGAGAACCCCGCCTCCTCGATGATCTTCTGCAACACCAAGGAGGAGACGCGGCAGGTGCACGCGTTCCTGATCGGGAAAGGCCTGCCGGCGGCCATGCTCTCGTCCGATCTGCCCCAGAAGAAGCGCGAGCGGGTCATGGACCGCTTCCGCTCCGGCGAGATCCGTCACCTCGCCACGACCGACGTCGCCTCGCGCGGCATCGACATCGCAGACCTCTCGCACGTCTTCATCTTCTCGACGCCCGAGTCGCCCGAGCAGTACATCCACCGCGCCGGCCGCACGGGCCGGGTGGGGAAGAGCGGACGCGCCATCAGCCTCGTCTCCGCCCACGACCTGATGAACTTCAACCGCCTCGTGAAGCGCTACCACGTCGAAGTGGGCGAGCTGTCGGTGCCGTCCGACGAGGAGGTGCAGGCGCGCAAGGTGGAGCGCATCGTGAGCCGCCTGGCGGCCGAGGGCCAGAACCTGCCGCTCGACGACTTCGCGGAGTTCGCTCCGATCGCGCGGCGCATCGCCGAGCACGAGCATCGCGACCGCATCCTGGCCCTCCTGCTTCACGGCCATTTCCAGGCTCCGGTGGCCGAGGACGTGGAGCCCGAGGCGCCGGACCCGTTGCCCCCGCCCCATCGCTACCGGGAAGGCGCCCGCCGTCGTCGACGGAGATAA